CATTGTGACCACCGGCGCATTGGGGCAGCCATGGATTTGCACATACCTCAGCCTTCCTCCGCTAACCTTCACACATCGGTTCATGCCACGGCTGACTGGATCAGAAGGCAGCTCGTCTAGGACTGACGGTAGTGCGACGTAGAGCAGCTCTTTAGCATCGGCGAAGGGGTCGCAGGCGAGGAGGCCGTACGAGAGGTCGACCCACCAGAGCATCCCACCGTGGGAGATGACTCCTTCGCCGAAGTAGTGCCGATCGAGCGGGGGGAAGTACGTGAGCTTCTTCTCGACCCAATCGTACTTGCCCGCCGTGAAGCAGAGGAGAGTGGCGCGGCCGCTGCCGTGGCCGGCGGGCCGGAGCTCGGCGACCATGAACTCGCGGCCCCTCCGGAGGAGGCCAACGTTGTCTCCGTGGAGGCCCATGGGCTGGAAGTGCCGAGGGATGGCGGCGACCTTGCCGGTGGGCGCGTCGCAGAGGTGGTACGAGACGACGCATGAGAAGTTGGTGAAGGGCTGCGTGGCGGAGAGGAGGATCATGCCggaggggtcggcggcggcgacgtagGGGTACCAGAGGTTgttggcggcggaggagacgcGAGTCGGCACGGTGAGCACGGAGGCGTAGGGGGGCTCGGCGACCGCGACGGAGATGCTGCTGCTGACCGGCGGGCGGACGCCCATAGCCTTCTCGGTGGCCACAACCTTGGGGATTCCGGCCAAGATGGCCCACCGctcctgcgccggcggcggcatggccggCTTGGGGGGGATTCGGCTTCGGCTTTATGGTTAGGGTTAGAGATCGTGTTTCCGGTGCTggcggaggaagaggaaagggTAAAAGGGAACGGCCTTCCGTGCGGGATCTGGACACGACCTGATTGTTTTGTAGGCCCGTTTCATTGGTACGAACTCGACGCGAATTTGCCACGCGCCACCTGAGTTGGAATCGGGGGAAAATTGGTTCTCCTCCCTCCGTACTCGAGAATGTCGTCTTGaataaaatttaaactaaatattgggaatataaatcttaaataatttttaagttgttgggtttcaaaatacaaaaactatataaatagatttgttttgaaaaattctttcataaaaatataaatatataactttgcgataaatatttttataaaaattaaaagtcAAAGTTAAGCTTTGGAGACCGTCTCGTTGTCCAAAATGACATTCTTTTCGAGCATGGAGGGAGCACTAGCATAGACATAAGCGTGACACACACgtaatttgaaaatttgaattagATTTTAACTTAAAAATTAGTGAATTAATTAAGTATTAATTAATAtccaaaataaaatttaaaaatatgtATATGACAAATGTGACTGCTATCTCGTAGCTTAGATCCACACATTCAATGCAACAGGAACATACTACTACAAATAATTGAGAACAAAACTATATGCATTCTTTCTCCCTACAAAATCGAGCTGAACAAATCTTCTTGGGTATGGTGGCGAATTAGTCATCAACTTCTGGGAATTTCAGTTTGCAATCAAATGGAGTCATTTGATAGATGGTGGCTTCGGATCCACCAAGGAGAGCAGAGGTAGCTTACAGCGGCATGGGATCGCGAGATGTTGTTGTAGAATGACAAGCTGTACATGCtactgccaccgccgcctctaATGGCGCCGCATTACTGcatgtaggggtggtaatgggccgtGACCTAAGTGGTCACTTCACGGTCCAATTTGGTCCTTAAtctttttagctcaaaattatatagaaTTAAAGTCCGGCTCTTTCAAAGCTCGGTCCTTAGATTATGTAGGCCAAATTTGATGGCTTTTTGCCACCTCTAACTGCATGTTGTCCTCTCCTAGAGGTGCGCAGATGCTTGCTCTGGGAGCACGACGATGTCCAGATCCGAGCGGTCCTTGCATGATTGCATCACAACTCGCAGCAGCGGAGCGAGGGGCCAGTATTGGCACTTTCCGGTAATATTTGTATTTTTTAGTGGTATTTTATGGCGGCGAGTGCTTTTGATGGTATTTTAACTAAATCATTATCTTTTTGATGCGACAGAACCGATTTTCCCTTGGATTGGTGTGTGGCCACCTTCGGATGAAACAAGCATTTTGTGCACCCGTTGTGTAGCTCTAATCTTTTAGTGATTTTGTTCTCACTGCATAGTGTAGACACAAATTACGATGTGAATCTGATTGTTCAAATTTTGGATGTGAAAATGTATAGTTGTCGTTTCTCTTGTTAGGTAATTagaggagaaaaaaattgaTTTTGTAAGCTCTATTGTGAGGCAAGAATGTCAGCAACTACAACTGTACCAAATATCGAAAAGGCCCgataagcaaaaaaaaaaaactagtaatTAAAGATACATCTGATTGTTGATTTAAGTGCTCATAGCATCTACATGAGAACAACATAATCGTGTAGTTATGAGGTACCTACATGTAAATCTAGAGAAATTTTacgattgaaaaaaataaaagccgTCCATAAAATTCTACGGTGGTGACGGTATGAAGTACCCCGAAGTACCTAGGATAAAGTATCCAATACTTCTAAAATgtgggaccaagtaccaaaaagtgggaccaagtactaatttaatttattttttataaatactttccaTAGATCAACAGTTAAAAAAATCAAGGTAAAAGTACCTGAAAATACTCATTGGTACTTTACAATTATTGTAAAAGATCTTGTAAATCTAATGTTGTTGGATAATCAGTGGCTATTAAATTCAAGGGTAAATAACATTGGTTTGGTTATTCATGGTAACAAATGTAGGGTGGCATTATTGCTATTTCACCTGTATCTAATGGATCGGTATGTTCACAAAGTGGTGATGTGATCTGCAAATTAGGATTTATAGGAATAAATACCTAGTATTACCTTGGTCGCAATATATATACAAATGAAAGCCAAAATAGCTTAGAGGAGTTAAAGTGACACACACGTAATTTAAAAATTTTAATTGGATTTTAGATTTTAACTTAAAAATTAGTGAATTAAGTATTAATTAATAtccaaaataaaatttaaaaatatgtATATGATAAATGTCTTAGATCCACACATTCAATGCAATAGGAACATACTACTACAAATAATTGAGAACAAAACTATATGCATTCTTTCTCCCTACAAAATCGAGCTAAACAAATCTTCTTGGGTATGGCGGCCAATCAGTCATCAACTTCTGGGAATTTCAGTTTGCAATCAAATGGAGTCATTTGATAGATGGTGGCTTCGGATCCACCGAATAAGGAGAGCAGAGGTAGCTTACGGCGGCTTGCGATCGTGAGATGTTGTTGTAGAATGACACGTTGTACATGCTaccaccgccgctgcctctAATGGCGCCGCATTACCGCATTACTGGTGATGTGATCTACAAATTAGGATTTATTGGAATAAATACCTAGTATTACCTTGATCGCAATATATACAAATGAAAGCCAAAATAGCTTGAAGGAGTTAAAGTGACTGGCTGTATTTTTGAATGTCCGATTATTACACAATTATTTATTACTATCATGAAGCAGTTGGAGACTCAATGTGTATCTGCACTTTGGATTTGTTATTTAGAATAAGCACTATCAAGTTTTTAAGTTTCGGAATGAAAACATACTTACAATACTAAGCACATCTCTCTGTTGTTATAGTTCAAACATCAATGTGTTTGTAGTATCTCCAAATTAGAAGTCATGAAATCAATATTAAATTTAATCCCTAAAGCACTATATGGAAATGAAAAGTTACAGTTATCTTTAAGGGAGTTGGTTTGAAAATATAGTTTTTTTCCCCGTGCTTTCTCCTTCATCTCGGGTGAGACGACCTCTCCGCTCGACCCACCCCTAGGGCCCTAccccacccgcgccgccgcccgccgccgaccaACGCCGGTCTCCAGCTCCGCTTTTCCCTGTGCCTTCTCTTCCATCTCGGTTGAGATGGCCTCTCCTCTAGACCTCTCGTGTAGTCGTATTCgatcctcggccgccgcccaccaccTCGCCTATACCCTCTCGTTAATTTCTTTTACGCCGCAGCCGCCAACGCCGCCCGCCTACGAGCCCGCGGCGCCACGGCTGCTCCTGATCGCCCCACATATCCTGTGCATGGATACCGACGCGGTGGCGCAAGCCAAGTGAACGTGAACGACCACCACTGTACCCCATTACCGGCACCCCCTGGAGGTCGCGTCATTTACTCATTTCACTCCAAGACTATTGAGCAATTTGGGGTTTCGGGTAGGTGGTTGTGTGCATACGGAGCTAGCTGCTGGTCATTATTGTGTCCATCATCCTCGCGATAATCTTCTGTGAGTAGCCCTGCTATGCTCATTACAGTCTAGGGAATTATTTGCTGGCCCTGGTGGCTTGGTTCTTGAGAGTTTGTTTCATTTTCATGTTGCGTTTCAGGGGAAGCCGGGGGAGAACTGTCAAGAACTAGGATAGTCTAGCAAAGAATTTCAGAGAACTGAAGAACAAGATGAATTAGCTGCCTGGACTGGTATGTGTTGGATAATATATCATCATATTTACTATACAGGCAGCCAAAGTATTTCCTTTACTGGACTTTCTTGTTGTGAATCGATGCTGATTCAGATCCCATCGGCACATTTTATTCATCAAGGCTTAACACACAACTTGGTGCGGAGCAAAGTACTGTTTACAATATGAAAATAGGCTTCAAACCGTCAAACGAACACCATTAAGCCCTAATGGAAGACAAATCAAGTAAGATCCATTGGATGCATGATAAACAGTTGTTCAGAAAGCTTTTCTGAGCATAGTTGAAATTGGCAAACAAATTCACAGCAACAGCCACTTTGTCTTGTGCTTCTCTTCTGAACTTATTGTAACTGCACTTCTTCAGTAACTACACCTCAGACTTGATGTTCGTgacaagaacatgatgaattttCTTGGAGTGTCAGTTGTGGACTGGAGTTTATCGAATTAGGCTAGCAAATGTAAATGAGTCTGGAATCTTTTCAAGTCGGAATGCTTAGAGTTACAGCTACCAAACTAGTCCACATTTGAGATTCCCTATTTCATTTCCAATGAATACAGCCAGAAATTACATTGCAGCAATTTAGTTTAGCTCATTTATTGTACTTTGCATTTGCAAACTAAAAAAGGTCAATAATTTCTTCTTAAAAACTCACAAACaaaaactatttttttattaatttgaTTATTGGTGCGGACAATTTGTCTTGCTTCTAAACTTTTTCCTCGTAAAAGTGTTCATAATGGTTTTTAAATAAATTAGTCCTGGTTAAATTTCATTCAGCGGCctacctgttttttttttacacaAAAACTGTGGGGGAGATCCCCACAGCACTTTTCaattaaaaaaagaaagggtTCAGGGAATACTTACaagaagagagagggggggggggagagagaagggaggaaaaaaatattacaaCACTGTACTAAGCCATCGTAGGATTATGGGTCTTTGCTCCTCTCGAATTCTGTGAAGCTGGAGGAGAACTTGTTTATCGTGAGATTCAAGGCCTACCTGTTTATCGTGCCTGAACACATTCTAGAATTATCTGAAATAATTAGTCTATTTTGTTATTGAAGAACTAGCAGTTGTTCAGGGACTCTTAAGCTTATTTTTGTATGAATTTTCATTTCAGGCTTGGGCACTGCAGTATGATGCGCATCATGTGGCAAATTTCATAAGCTTTCACATGCTAATATGATATCTTCTTGGCATATAAAGTATAATGGAAGGAAGTTTGAATTCTACTGCCGCACTCGTTTCAGTCTTGGACAGTGCAGTATGATGCGTATAAGGTGGCAAATTTTAGAAGTTTTCACTTGCTAATATGAGATCTTCTTATCATAGAGTCTCATGGAAGGAGGTTTTAATTCTGCTGCCACACTCATTTCAGGCTTGGGAACTGCAGTATGATGCGTATCATACTAGAAAGGCCCGCGGCTTTGCCGCGCGGGGCTTGTATCCCCTG
The nucleotide sequence above comes from Panicum virgatum strain AP13 chromosome 3K, P.virgatum_v5, whole genome shotgun sequence. Encoded proteins:
- the LOC120699908 gene encoding uncharacterized protein LOC120699908 isoform X2; this encodes MPPPAQERWAILAGIPKVVATEKAMGVRPPVSSSISVAVAEPPYASVLTVPTRVSSAANNLWYPYVAAADPSGMILLSATQPFTNFSCVVSYHLCDAPTGKVAAIPRHFQPMGLHGDNVGLLRRGREFMVAELRPAGHGSGRATLLCFTAGKYDWVEKKLTYFPPLDRHYFGEGVISHGGMLWWVDLSYGLLACDPFADAKELLYVALPSVLDELPSDPVSRGMNRCVKVSGGRLRYVQIHGCPNAPVVTMWALADPPCAGDWVLERSLPLADVWADQSYLDTTLPQSIPALALLHPTNPDNVYFFISSCIFAVDMRMRKVVEFGDFWMPKPPPHLKRSSHFVHVWRNDPSCRPDILPSCFSKDRFSVGPDVKKMIKRFAAAQSRLTAVKPDTHDKGIKLKRVRDHDDILKEELEAKRMKLEAVFAEVIESRKKKLMGSVTMKVP
- the LOC120699908 gene encoding uncharacterized protein LOC120699908 isoform X1 gives rise to the protein MPPPAQERWAILAGIPKVVATEKAMGVRPPVSSSISVAVAEPPYASVLTVPTRVSSAANNLWYPYVAAADPSGMILLSATQPFTNFSCVVSYHLCDAPTGKVAAIPRHFQPMGLHGDNVGLLRRGREFMVAELRPAGHGSGRATLLCFTAGKYDWVEKKLTYFPPLDRHYFGEGVISHGGMLWWVDLSYGLLACDPFADAKELLYVALPSVLDELPSDPVSRGMNRCVKVSGGRLRYVQIHGCPNAPVVTMWALADPPCAGDWVLERSLPLADVWADQSYLDTTLPQSIPALALLHPTNPDNVYFFISSCIFAVDMRMRKVVEFGDFWMPKPPPHLKRSSHFVHVWRNDPSCRPDILPSCFSKDRFSVGPDVKKMIKRFAAAQSRSTAAKPVPFAAAQSRLTAVKPDTHDKGIKLKRVRDHDDILKEELEAKRMKLEAVFAEVIESRKKKLMGSVTMKVP